CCAGAGAATGGAGCCTTTGTGTGGGGTACAGATGAGGGACAAGGGGGTGATTGTGTGGGAAGGCCGGAAGTGCCACATAGACTGGCACCACCATAGTCAGCACCAGATTCACCCTTCTGCTCTAAGAACTCCCTGTGCCCCAAGGGGCCAGTCCCAGACATGGTCAGGGGAAGCAGGGTATGCCTGAAGACTATAAAGGATGGGAAGGTGGAAAGGCAGATATATAGCCAAGGGAAAATGAGAGGTATCCCCCATTACCCAGACCCAGGGAACAGGAGGCTGAAGGAAAAAGACAGAAGCAGCTTTTACTATATTTACATCCAACAAAACTTCACAGGGAACAATCCTTATTGCACAGGTCAGGGCCTGGGTGGGAGAGGCATTCCCCAAGGTGGGGCGAGCAAGAAAAATTAGGACTGGAGGGGGCACCAGTTCTTCCTAAGGGGAGCTTAAGACTCCTCTAGCTCTCAATACCTGACTttggaactacaaaccaccagaCCATGGTGCCctatttcccttctctttctcactctccatAAGAACCTCATAAGCAAGGGGGCTGTggctccaaaataaataaaataaaatacaaacactcAGGTAGAAAGGCATGGAGAGCCTTGGGCTCCTTCAGCAACGCCAGGGAAGAGGGACCATTATTGGTGGAGAATGAGCTCCCTACCTCCCATTCAGGGCAAAGGCTCAGTAGCTCTGCATCTTTccagttgttttttaaaacaaaaactttaaaaatgaccaGGGCAGTGCAGATCTGTGGGTACCCTGGAGGGGAGTTCCTGGTATAGAACAAGGGAAGAACAGAGCTGTCCCAACACCCCTAGATCTCCCCCCAACATCAGCACGAACAAACTGGGTAGGTTGGAGACGGGGCAGTCAGGACTTTTGGTAACAGTGGGTCCCTCTTCCTGCTGTCCTCGATGGGAGCCTTTCACCGGGCATGCTTCCCAGCCTGTTCCCAACTCCATGAAGGGAACAGGGAAGGAGGTTAACTCTGGAATCCCTTCTCCCTCATTTCCCCACCCGAGGCTGGATAGGGAGGATTAAGGGTCTCTAGCATTCTGGAGGTGCTCCAAAACATTTTCGGCAGTCAATGGCCTTGGGAGTGGGCATCTGTGCCCGCCGCTGCCTCAGTTCCTCCTTGCCCATGCTGCTGGCCAGCTTGTTAAAGGCAGACTTGTACTTCTTATCGAAGGCCACTAGGGAAGAAGGTGGAAGTCAATACATTAGGACCCCAGCCTCCCACACCTGGCCCCAGATCCCAAAACCCCTCAGCCCCTTGCCTGCTCCCTCACCTATGTCCACATGGTCCTTGCCCAGAGCAGCCATTGTCAGGAATAAGATCTCACGGTAGATTCCCCTGTGGTGGAGACAGAAGTATATGAGCAAGGTAAAAGGGGTGCAGAGCCCAGGACAGGCCAGGGACCACCCAGATGGTAGCATCATACCTCTGCAGGTGCAGGCCAGTGGGTGGGGGCCCTAGAGTTTCCAGCAGAAGCCCCACAGCTTTGTGCACTTCATTGAGTCCAACATGGCGCAGCACCGACTCCAACAGTGCCAAACTAAGGGATGCAGGTACTGGGCCTGGCCACACCACCCGCTGGGGGATCTGGCCtggatgaaaggaaagaaagccacCAGGATCACTGAGCCCTCTGGGTATAGGACCCACCCTCCCAGCCCAGGCCAAATACCAGACTCACTGTGGACCCTCCAGAGCACATAGAGAGGTGGGCAGCTATTGGGGTCAGGGGTCAGTACATCCCACAGCAGCCGTACCTGAACAGAGGCTGGATCAGGGGTTAGCCAAGGAGATGGGGCCTGGGGGAACCAAGATAGGGGACACAGTTAGGCTCAAGgaatgggaggcagaggataAGAAATGGACAGGTGGTGACAAAGAGACAGTGGGACATTACAGGACACAGCcaaagagaagagggaaaggaatTCTCATTCCATCAAGAATGTAAGCTCTTCAGAGCAACGACTGTTCTGTAATCTGCTACATAACTAGTACCTAAAACTGCCTGGAACATAAAAAGCACTCAATACTGGTGGAACGAACAGACAATATGAATCATTTTTTAGGTACCAGGCTCTGCACAAGGTTGTCTGTACAACCGCCCAGTGAGATAGGTGCttatgccattttacagatgacaaaattgaggctcagagtggTAAGTGAAAGGGCCAGGATGCAAACCAGGTGGAACAGACTCCACAGCCCATGCTCTTTCTACAGTTCCAAGGACACGGCAGACAGACAGctgagagaagaggagggaggcaCTTAGGAAACAGGGGCCACATGGGGGCACCGACCTGGGGGTGTGAAGGCCCATCACAGGAGGCCAGCACCAGGCCTGGTAGAATACTGGGTAGGCGTAGCCGTTGGAAATACCACAGAAGGTTCCAGAAGATGATAGGGTGGGCAGAGGGCAACTCAGGCAATGCCAGCACCTCACTGCCCTCATTCTCTACCAGTGACTCCAGCTCCTTACGCAGCACCAGGGGGCTCAGGTATGCCCATGCTTCACTCTCAACCCGCCGGGAGGCTCCCTATCAGGCACAAAGCGGGAGGGCAGTAGAGGGAATGTACATCCCCAGAGCCTTGCCTCTcactgagccaccacatccaacagCTTCTGGGATGCCCCTTGCCCTTAAGGGAAAGAGCTGTGCTCATCTCTCCCTGGCATCCCACAGGCCCCACACAGGGCAGCAATCCCATTCCTCATGCCCCGTGGCCCAGCCCTTACCCCCATATGCCCGTTGCAGAGCTGGGGCTCATCCAGAGCAAGGCAGAGCCTGCGGTCACTGAGCACAGGGCCAGGACCCCCAGGGACAGGAGCATCTCTGCTGCCACTGGAACCAGCAGGCTTGGGACTGGGAACCCTGCAGGGGGACAGCAGCAGGGGGTCAGCTCTTGGACCTTCACCTCCCTACCCCACCCACAGCACTTGCCCTGCCTTGGGCACCTGGGGCGGGAATCAAGGGTCTGGACACTGAGCAGGGGCACAAAGGGGCAGGCGCAGAAGGGGCAGGTTGTGTTGAGGTTAGAGTCATCAGGTGCCCAGCCAGCCATGATTTCCTCATCGTACACCAGCGAATCACAGGCGCGGCACAGGGAGCAGCTGGACAGCAGAATCTGTGGGCAGGGAGAGCCAGGAAGTAGGCCCTGTCTGGCTGCCAGCACTCTGGAGCCCATGCCCCTGCCCCAGCTCTTCCCACCTCCTTCCCATCTCCTGCCTTTGACAGGGTGACTGTGTGCTATGTGTGTTCAAGTACATCTGTGTGGGAGGGGTTATCCTTACTTCCAGGGAAGGTGACTGGCAGGATCCAGGGGTGTCACTGAGGCGCTCTGAGGAACGGCGAAGACTCAGGTTACTGAGGGAAGATTCTGAGAGGTCCCACTCACTGCCCAGAGAGGCCGAGCTCTGCCATGACATGAGAAACCATGGTTAGCTAACCCCATGCTCTTCTACCCAAGAGCCCCCTTTTTGGACATTCTTCCAGTTGTAGCCCTCCTCAAGCCCCACTAATGCTGAGGTGTCTGGACCCTCCTTCGCTGGCTACCTCAGAGGCAGTAGATCCAGGACGCTCCCGGGGGCGCAGAAGGCTGTCCATGGGGCTGCGGCGGGCTGGGGGAGGCAGGTCAGGAGGCAGCTCAGGTGGGGGAATGCGGGAGGTGGGGGAGTGGCGGGAAGGAGTAAGCAACTGTTGGAGGCGGGCACCCAGCCCTCGCCGGGGGGTGCCTGCCTCATCCTGTCGCCCGCCAGCCTTGGGTCCCCGCCCACTTAGCCCTTCCAGGGCCTCAGTGGACTGGGCACTCAGGGCTGAGCCGGAGCCACCTGGGCTGCCTCCAGGGAGTGGCTCTTCCCCCGTCAGGCTCAGGTCTGAGAGACTTCCATCATGCCAGGGCACAGGTGATCCCCGGGGTTCCAGGACCCCCAAGGCCTCTATCACTGCAGCACAGAAAAGAATGAGGGAAGATGAAGCCCAGCCTCTCCACCAGCTTCTCCTTTCCTGAGTAAACACAATTCCTGGCTGCACAAACTCTGGTGCCACAACCCCCACCATGATGACATCCTGGGCAGGACTCCCTCAGAGTCTACAGCACCCACCACAGAGGGCTGCCCTCCACTGTCTCTGGTCTTCCCTTCCTCACTAGCAGGTGGTTAGAAAAGTTGATTGGGGGAGTGGGGGAGACAGACAAGGGCACTCACTGTGGGCCATACCAGCCTCCACAGTGGGCTGTGCCCCTCGGGCACTGCCCAGGCTACCACTCTTCACCAGGCGCCCAGGGGGTGAGGCCGGGTCTCTCAGACTTCGCCCAGCCCAAGTAGTCTGGCGCTGAAGGGTGCGAGTAGGGGAAGGGCGCTCCAGATAGGGCTCTGTAAAAGATGAGAAGGGGTTTAGAGGCAGCTGGCTAGGAAGCAAGTCCCCTGTTCCAAAATAGAGCTCCTTAGATGGACCTGGGTTTGCAGGGTTCCTCCCAGACaaaattttatccattttgttGCCAGCCACGTGTAATTTATCAATCCCCAGAAACAGAATGCCAACCATTAGACCAGCCCCAGCTCTCCATGCCTTTCCCTGCCTGAGCCCAGGTACTCCATCCCCAAGCCTGTCTCACCAGGCCCTACCCACCGGCCTGGGAGCTGCCTGTGTCTTGATGTGCTGacgcctgctgctgctgctgctgctgctgctgctgctgctgctgctgctgctgctgctgtcgcCGTTCTCTCAAGGGCTGGCGGAACTGAGCAGCCCCCAGGACAACATTCCGGAGCTTGGCCCAGCGCAGGCGCCCACCTGGTGTGCCAGTGGGCGGCCACTTGCTTTCCAGCACAGCCTACCAAGCACAGTGCCCATCAGGATGGCCCACTCCCACACCCTAACCCTGCCTCATACCCACTCCCTGTCCTGGAGCCCCAGGGACCACCTTCCCTTGCAGACATCCTGCCTAGGATTGTCCTGCCAGTGGCTTAGCCAGGAACAAGAGCCCAGAAGAGAGAGTAGGCAGCAGCTGCCTCCCAAGGGGCCTAGAAGAAGCCAGTGGCAATGGAGAGAATGTGTATCCAGACCCTGCTGCTTACAAATATAAACTATATGGCTCTGAAgaaatcatttcatttatttggttattagtttcctcatctaaaacaCAGGAGGCAGTTTAGTATCATGGCTAAAGGCCTGAATTCAGGAGATATGGATATGCTTCTGcccatactctttttttttttttttttgcgagatggaatttcactcttgtcatccaggccagagtgcaatgcagtgatgcaatctcagctcactgcaacctctgcctctcgggttcaagtaattctcctgcctcagctcctatgtagctgggattagaggtgcccacaaccatgcccagctaacttgtgtatttttagcagagacagggtttcaccattttggccaggctggtctcgaactcctaacctcaggtgatctgcctgccttggcctcccgaagtgttgggattacaggtgtgagccacctcgcccagccctgtGCCCATATTCTAAGTCCTTAACTTCTTTGCTGtgggaccttggacaagttactaaCTCTGTAGCCTCATCtcctcatctataagatgggATAACAATCATCCCACCTCATAGGGCTATCGTGAAGATAAGATGACGTAAAATGTGTGATGCCTATGGACCAGTCCCTGGCTTAGCGGCTAACACTATTATTTGCAGACAGGGCTGTCATTAGTGGGAGTCAAAGTAGCCTCCTCTGAGAAACTGTAGGTGCTAAGATACCACAGGAATGCACTGTGGATGACAGTGGTTCCAGGACCTAGGCAAACGGTACCAGCCCAATCTCCAAGGAGTGAGTGAAGCAGCAGCATCCTCCCCTCACACACCCTGGCACAGCTGCcatcccacccctcaccccaaaGTAGGTACCTTATTGTAGTATCCGTAGGTGATGGTGTTGGGCACAATGCCTGCTTGCCGCATCTCCAGCATGACCCGCACAGACAGCACAGGCTGCCCGTAGTGTGAGCAGAGCTGCATCAGCACCCGGTAACAAACCTGGGTCAGGAGAGGGGCAGGAAAATGGGAGACTCACTCCCCACCAAAACCAAAGCCTCGGCAAGCCTCTTCCATCCTCCCCGATTCTCACAGACATCACTGGCCCCTGGCAGGTCCTGGGGCTGCCTCCGAGCCACCCACTCTTTCTGCTGACCCTGCCACTCTACAGTCTCCACTGCTATCCCCTGAACATGCTTATTCACTCGATGAATGTTTACAGATAACCTGCCCAGCTCTGGGGCTCTACAACTTCTTTCCTTAGTCTCCACCAAGTTTCCCTCTCACAGCCCCCTCCAGCTGCACATGGTTCACTGAGCCTGGGTGTGGGCGTGGCCACACAGATTGCCTACCTCGTCAGGGAGCACCACCTTGCCGCTCTCCATCTGGCGCAGCACGTGGTAGGCCGTGTGCAGGGCCTGTACCCGGGAGGGCGCTGACCGCACGTAGGCGGGCAGACACAGGAACCACAGCCCATAGCAGTGCCCCAGCAGGCACCGGGCCCATAGCTCAGGCACAGCTGCTGACTTCTGTGCCATCCGCtgtgcaaccttcatctcctagGTAGGATAGGGGACACATCAGGGTGAGTCCAATGCCaggtcatttttattatttattcacttatttatttaagacagggtctttctctgtggcccaggctggagtgcagtggcgccatctcagcttatTGAagactcgacctcctgggctcaagcagttctcccacctcagcctcccaagtagctgggattacaggcacgcaccaccatgcctgactaattgttTTGtactctttgtagagacagggttttgccatgttgcccaggctggtcacaaattcctgggctcaagtgatctgcccgtgtcagcctctcaaaatgctgggattaaaggcaggaGCCACCAGGACAGACCTTAAAATGGTGTGGGGAGAAGTAGCACCTTCTGTGAGGAAGTCTGTgccctgaggaggaggaaggatgcTGTACTCCACAGACTGCAGCCCTGCCTGGAGCCTCGTGCAGAGAGGCTGGCCCTGGAGCATGGGCAGGTGCCGCAGAAGACATGGCCAGCCCCTGGATTCCCAGAGTGCTCAGAAGAcgaaggtgatgatgatgatatgacAGTGATAATGGCAACTAATGTTTATACAGGGTTGGTTATGTGCTCAGCACATTTGAACTCCTAACAACCTCATGGGGTAAGTActattttatcctcattttatagatgaggaaactgaagcagcaGCAGCCCTCAGCCTGACCCAGGTCCCTCAATGCGGTCCGCCCACTGCTTACCTGTTTGGTACGGCGAGGAGCAGGACTGCTGGGGGCACTACGGGAAGGGCCCGGCACAGGCAGGGCCCCAGGCTGCTCCTGAAGAGACTCAAACAGCTCAGCCCGTAGCTCTGGGAACCCATCATAGCTGGAGGGCAGAGAGAAGCAACATCAGGGCAAGCAGCACAGGACCAAGCAAGCTGGACTGGACCAGCATATAGTCCACCTGAGGGAACAAAAGACTCACCAGTACTGGGGAGTGGAATCACTGCCCTCTGGTACGGGAGGCTCCTCGGGAGGCGTGATAAAGACAGTGAGCTCACTTCCGGACAGCTCCTCTAGCTCCACTAAGGGTGTTGGCTCAGGCTTCTCCTGCTCTGGGTGGACCTGGAGAAGGATTATAAGAGAGCGGGTGTTGAGACGGTGGGCATGGAGCAGAGCCTGGGTGTCCAGATGATGGCATCTCTCAGGAGAGCTCATCCACAGGGAAGGAGACACAGCCTGGGAAGACGCAGAGTCAGGAACGGGAGGGTAGTAAGTCACGTGTATGGAGCCAGCTGTATGTGGCTGCACAGGTTGTGCACTGTATAACACCAGGAGTGCCATCCAAGTCACAGCTCAGATACAGAGTTGTGTTTAAAATGGCCCtgcagccagatgcagtggctggtgcctgtaatctcagcactttgggaggctgaggcgagcggattacttgaggcctagagttcgagaccaggttggccaatgTGTCAAgtagaaacctgtttctactaaaaatacaaaaattagctgggcatgttggcatgcacctataataccagctactggggagactgacgcaggagaatcactcgaaccagggagttggaggttgtagtgagctgagattatgccactgcgctccagtctgggagacagcaAAACTcttatctcgaaaaaaaaaaaaattaaattaaaaagttaaataaggctcacgtctgtaatccaagcactttggaggccaaggcaggtggatcacctgaggttgggagttcaagaccagcctgaccaacatggagaaaccccgtcttaagaaaaaaaaaaaaattaaaaaaaaaaaagttaaataaataaaataaaatgggcctGGGATCTACAGCCTGAATGTGCCCAATCCTGTCTAAAATGGCCTGGGGGCAAGAGAAACAGTGAGAGGGAGAGCAGAGGCCAGTGAGTACACAGAAGGGCTGATACCTTGTCAACACAAGAGTCGAAGAATTCGAGGGCAGCATGGCGAGCGGAGCCGAAAGAGCACTCCTCAATGAACTGTGAGAACATCTGTGTGTGCAGCAGCTGAGAGTAAAGTTTGTGGCTGGAGCGCTCCCGGGATTTGAGGAAGCCTGAGGGGGATGGGAatggggcagaggagggaggtgACCAGAGCTCCCCACCACAgccatagctttttaaaatatcttcttggCTGCCTGCCCGCTCAGGCCCAAGGCCATCATCTCTTGGACCCTCTGGCACAACTACCCTCATACCAAGCTGACCAGCTCAGCACGCCCAGCATGATGGTCCTAGGGAATCCCTCCCTTTGTGTGCCTGTGCCCACTGCCTCAGGCTGGGGCATCTCCAAGGGCAGGGTCCCTGCACAGAGCTTGGCCCATGGGAGCTGCTCACCACAGGGATTACTACGTCTACCCAAGGCCGGGACTCCAAAGGGCAGGACCACAGCTAGTTCATCTTTGTAATCTAATTCCCCACAAGAGTGAATGTCTCAAAGCAGGTGTCCATAAAAACAtttgttggctgggcgcggtagctcacacctgtaatcccagcactctgggaggccaaggtgggtggatcatggggtcaggagatcgagaccatcctggccaacacagtgaagccctgtct
The DNA window shown above is from Callithrix jacchus isolate 240 chromosome 18, calJac240_pri, whole genome shotgun sequence and carries:
- the DENND4B gene encoding DENN domain-containing protein 4B isoform X4, giving the protein MAEERPPRLVDYFVVAGLAGNGAPISEETWVPEPSGPLRPPRPAEPITDVAVIARALGEEVPQGYTCIQASAGGHPLELSAGLLGGTQPVICYRRGRDKPPLVELGVLYEGKERPKPGFQVLDTTPYSHSANLAPPGPGHPRTYLTYRRAAEGAGLHALGITDLCLVLPSKGEGTPHTYCRLPRNLNPGMWGPAVHLCYKVGLAKANTLVYEAELLGRYPEEDNEAFPLPESVPVFCLPMGATIECWPAQTKYPVPVFSTFVLTGAAGDKVYGAALQFYEAFPRARLSERQARALGLLSAVERGRALGGRAVRSRRAIAVLSRWPAFPAFRAFLTFLYRYSVSGPHRLPLEAHISHFIHNVPFPSPQRPRILVQMSPYDNLLLCQPVSSPLPLSGASFLQLLQSLGPELAITLLLAVLTEHKLLVHSLRPDLLTSVCEALVSMIFPLHWQCPYIPLCPLVLADVLSAPVPFIVGIHSSYFDLHDPPADVICVDLDTNTLFQTEEKKLLSPRTLPRKPYKVLLATLTTLYQQLDQTYTGPEEEASLEFLLTDYEAVCGRRARLEREVQGAFLRFMACLLKGYRVFLRPLTQAPSEGARDVDNLFFLQGFLKSRERSSHKLYSQLLHTQMFSQFIEECSFGSARHAALEFFDSCVDKVHPEQEKPEPTPLVELEELSGSELTVFITPPEEPPVPEGSDSTPQYCYDGFPELRAELFESLQEQPGALPVPGPSRSAPSSPAPRRTKQEMKVAQRMAQKSAAVPELWARCLLGHCYGLWFLCLPAYVRSAPSRVQALHTAYHVLRQMESGKVVLPDEVCYRVLMQLCSHYGQPVLSVRVMLEMRQAGIVPNTITYGYYNKAVLESKWPPTGTPGGRLRWAKLRNVVLGAAQFRQPLRERRQQQQQQQQQQQQQQQQQQASAHQDTGSSQAEPYLERPSPTRTLQRQTTWAGRSLRDPASPPGRLVKSGSLGSARGAQPTVEAVIEALGVLEPRGSPVPWHDGSLSDLSLTGEEPLPGGSPGGSGSALSAQSTEALEGLSGRGPKAGGRQDEAGTPRRGLGARLQQLLTPSRHSPTSRIPPPELPPDLPPPARRSPMDSLLRPRERPGSTASESSASLGSEWDLSESSLSNLSLRRSSERLSDTPGSCQSPSLEILLSSCSLCRACDSLVYDEEIMAGWAPDDSNLNTTCPFCACPFVPLLSVQTLDSRPRVPSPKPAGSSGSRDAPVPGGPGPVLSDRRLCLALDEPQLCNGHMGGASRRVESEAWAYLSPLVLRKELESLVENEGSEVLALPELPSAHPIIFWNLLWYFQRLRLPSILPGLVLASCDGPSHPQAPSPWLTPDPASVQVRLLWDVLTPDPNSCPPLYVLWRVHSQIPQRVVWPGPVPASLSLALLESVLRHVGLNEVHKAVGLLLETLGPPPTGLHLQRGIYREILFLTMAALGKDHVDIVAFDKKYKSAFNKLASSMGKEELRQRRAQMPTPKAIDCRKCFGAPPEC
- the DENND4B gene encoding DENN domain-containing protein 4B isoform X1; this encodes MPPGPCCKLPTRLFSSFCTLGRLRTLGAPTPPGWSMEADAVSEGGAMAEERPPRLVDYFVVAGLAGNGAPISEETWVPEPSGPLRPPRPAEPITDVAVIARALGEEVPQGYTCIQASAGGHPLELSAGLLGGTQPVICYRRGRDKPPLVELGVLYEGKERPKPGFQVLDTTPYSHSANLAPPGPGHPRTYLTYRRAAEGAGLHALGITDLCLVLPSKGEGTPHTYCRLPRNLNPGMWGPAVHLCYKVGLAKANTLVYEAELLGRYPEEDNEAFPLPESVPVFCLPMGATIECWPAQTKYPVPVFSTFVLTGAAGDKVYGAALQFYEAFPRARLSERQARALGLLSAVERGRALGGRAVRSRRAIAVLSRWPAFPAFRAFLTFLYRYSVSGPHRLPLEAHISHFIHNVPFPSPQRPRILVQMSPYDNLLLCQPVSSPLPLSGASFLQLLQSLGPELAITLLLAVLTEHKLLVHSLRPDLLTSVCEALVSMIFPLHWQCPYIPLCPLVLADVLSAPVPFIVGIHSSYFDLHDPPADVICVDLDTNTLFQTEEKKLLSPRTLPRKPYKVLLATLTTLYQQLDQTYTGPEEEASLEFLLTDYEAVCGRRARLEREVQGAFLRFMACLLKGYRVFLRPLTQAPSEGARDVDNLFFLQGFLKSRERSSHKLYSQLLHTQMFSQFIEECSFGSARHAALEFFDSCVDKVHPEQEKPEPTPLVELEELSGSELTVFITPPEEPPVPEGSDSTPQYCYDGFPELRAELFESLQEQPGALPVPGPSRSAPSSPAPRRTKQEMKVAQRMAQKSAAVPELWARCLLGHCYGLWFLCLPAYVRSAPSRVQALHTAYHVLRQMESGKVVLPDEVCYRVLMQLCSHYGQPVLSVRVMLEMRQAGIVPNTITYGYYNKAVLESKWPPTGTPGGRLRWAKLRNVVLGAAQFRQPLRERRQQQQQQQQQQQQQQQQQQASAHQDTGSSQAEPYLERPSPTRTLQRQTTWAGRSLRDPASPPGRLVKSGSLGSARGAQPTVEAGMAHMIEALGVLEPRGSPVPWHDGSLSDLSLTGEEPLPGGSPGGSGSALSAQSTEALEGLSGRGPKAGGRQDEAGTPRRGLGARLQQLLTPSRHSPTSRIPPPELPPDLPPPARRSPMDSLLRPRERPGSTASESSASLGSEWDLSESSLSNLSLRRSSERLSDTPGSCQSPSLEILLSSCSLCRACDSLVYDEEIMAGWAPDDSNLNTTCPFCACPFVPLLSVQTLDSRPRVPSPKPAGSSGSRDAPVPGGPGPVLSDRRLCLALDEPQLCNGHMGGASRRVESEAWAYLSPLVLRKELESLVENEGSEVLALPELPSAHPIIFWNLLWYFQRLRLPSILPGLVLASCDGPSHPQAPSPWLTPDPASVQVRLLWDVLTPDPNSCPPLYVLWRVHSQIPQRVVWPGPVPASLSLALLESVLRHVGLNEVHKAVGLLLETLGPPPTGLHLQRGIYREILFLTMAALGKDHVDIVAFDKKYKSAFNKLASSMGKEELRQRRAQMPTPKAIDCRKCFGAPPEC
- the DENND4B gene encoding DENN domain-containing protein 4B isoform X8 — encoded protein: MGATIECWPAQTKYPVPVFSTFVLTGAAGDKVYGAALQFYEAFPRARLSERQARALGLLSAVERGRALGGRAVRSRRAIAVLSRWPAFPAFRAFLTFLYRYSVSGPHRLPLEAHISHFIHNVPFPSPQRPRILVQMSPYDNLLLCQPVSSPLPLSGASFLQLLQSLGPELAITLLLAVLTEHKLLVHSLRPDLLTSVCEALVSMIFPLHWQCPYIPLCPLVLADVLSAPVPFIVGIHSSYFDLHDPPADVICVDLDTNTLFQTEEKKLLSPRTLPRKPYKVLLATLTTLYQQLDQTYTGPEEEASLEFLLTDYEAVCGRRARLEREVQGAFLRFMACLLKGYRVFLRPLTQAPSEGARDVDNLFFLQGFLKSRERSSHKLYSQLLHTQMFSQFIEECSFGSARHAALEFFDSCVDKVHPEQEKPEPTPLVELEELSGSELTVFITPPEEPPVPEGSDSTPQYCYDGFPELRAELFESLQEQPGALPVPGPSRSAPSSPAPRRTKQEMKVAQRMAQKSAAVPELWARCLLGHCYGLWFLCLPAYVRSAPSRVQALHTAYHVLRQMESGKVVLPDEVCYRVLMQLCSHYGQPVLSVRVMLEMRQAGIVPNTITYGYYNKAVLESKWPPTGTPGGRLRWAKLRNVVLGAAQFRQPLRERRQQQQQQQQQQQQQQQQQQASAHQDTGSSQAEPYLERPSPTRTLQRQTTWAGRSLRDPASPPGRLVKSGSLGSARGAQPTVEAVIEALGVLEPRGSPVPWHDGSLSDLSLTGEEPLPGGSPGGSGSALSAQSTEALEGLSGRGPKAGGRQDEAGTPRRGLGARLQQLLTPSRHSPTSRIPPPELPPDLPPPARRSPMDSLLRPRERPGSTASESSASLGSEWDLSESSLSNLSLRRSSERLSDTPGSCQSPSLEILLSSCSLCRACDSLVYDEEIMAGWAPDDSNLNTTCPFCACPFVPLLSVQTLDSRPRVPSPKPAGSSGSRDAPVPGGPGPVLSDRRLCLALDEPQLCNGHMGGASRRVESEAWAYLSPLVLRKELESLVENEGSEVLALPELPSAHPIIFWNLLWYFQRLRLPSILPGLVLASCDGPSHPQAPSPWLTPDPASVQVRLLWDVLTPDPNSCPPLYVLWRVHSQIPQRVVWPGPVPASLSLALLESVLRHVGLNEVHKAVGLLLETLGPPPTGLHLQRGIYREILFLTMAALGKDHVDIVAFDKKYKSAFNKLASSMGKEELRQRRAQMPTPKAIDCRKCFGAPPEC
- the DENND4B gene encoding DENN domain-containing protein 4B isoform X3; the encoded protein is MAEERPPRLVDYFVVAGLAGNGAPISEETWVPEPSGPLRPPRPAEPITDVAVIARALGEEVPQGYTCIQASAGGHPLELSAGLLGGTQPVICYRRGRDKPPLVELGVLYEGKERPKPGFQVLDTTPYSHSANLAPPGPGHPRTYLTYRRAAEGAGLHALGITDLCLVLPSKGEGTPHTYCRLPRNLNPGMWGPAVHLCYKVGLAKANTLVYEAELLGRYPEEDNEAFPLPESVPVFCLPMGATIECWPAQTKYPVPVFSTFVLTGAAGDKVYGAALQFYEAFPRARLSERQARALGLLSAVERGRALGGRAVRSRRAIAVLSRWPAFPAFRAFLTFLYRYSVSGPHRLPLEAHISHFIHNVPFPSPQRPRILVQMSPYDNLLLCQPVSSPLPLSGASFLQLLQSLGPELAITLLLAVLTEHKLLVHSLRPDLLTSVCEALVSMIFPLHWQCPYIPLCPLVLADVLSAPVPFIVGIHSSYFDLHDPPADVICVDLDTNTLFQTEEKKLLSPRTLPRKPYKVLLATLTTLYQQLDQTYTGPEEEASLEFLLTDYEAVCGRRARLEREVQGAFLRFMACLLKGYRVFLRPLTQAPSEGARDVDNLFFLQGFLKSRERSSHKLYSQLLHTQMFSQFIEECSFGSARHAALEFFDSCVDKVHPEQEKPEPTPLVELEELSGSELTVFITPPEEPPVPEGSDSTPQYCYDGFPELRAELFESLQEQPGALPVPGPSRSAPSSPAPRRTKQEMKVAQRMAQKSAAVPELWARCLLGHCYGLWFLCLPAYVRSAPSRVQALHTAYHVLRQMESGKVVLPDEVCYRVLMQLCSHYGQPVLSVRVMLEMRQAGIVPNTITYGYYNKAVLESKWPPTGTPGGRLRWAKLRNVVLGAAQFRQPLRERRQQQQQQQQQQQQQQQQQQASAHQDTGSSQAEPYLERPSPTRTLQRQTTWAGRSLRDPASPPGRLVKSGSLGSARGAQPTVEAGMAHMIEALGVLEPRGSPVPWHDGSLSDLSLTGEEPLPGGSPGGSGSALSAQSTEALEGLSGRGPKAGGRQDEAGTPRRGLGARLQQLLTPSRHSPTSRIPPPELPPDLPPPARRSPMDSLLRPRERPGSTASESSASLGSEWDLSESSLSNLSLRRSSERLSDTPGSCQSPSLEILLSSCSLCRACDSLVYDEEIMAGWAPDDSNLNTTCPFCACPFVPLLSVQTLDSRPRVPSPKPAGSSGSRDAPVPGGPGPVLSDRRLCLALDEPQLCNGHMGGASRRVESEAWAYLSPLVLRKELESLVENEGSEVLALPELPSAHPIIFWNLLWYFQRLRLPSILPGLVLASCDGPSHPQAPSPWLTPDPASVQVRLLWDVLTPDPNSCPPLYVLWRVHSQIPQRVVWPGPVPASLSLALLESVLRHVGLNEVHKAVGLLLETLGPPPTGLHLQRGIYREILFLTMAALGKDHVDIVAFDKKYKSAFNKLASSMGKEELRQRRAQMPTPKAIDCRKCFGAPPEC